In Gossypium arboreum isolate Shixiya-1 chromosome 5, ASM2569848v2, whole genome shotgun sequence, a single genomic region encodes these proteins:
- the LOC108453301 gene encoding uncharacterized protein LOC108453301, with protein sequence MEESTWEQKLQALTHILTSPTTSPPLHSQLFISTQIPCFLNWDFPPILCNKPNSHTFPSLHLKWGISLFLKRVSRLGVPETSWRSKCPYYQPPPLILAKGVDEAQWVDAQKREYVRKRLRRKRLESHVHPLIPILIPDLLLFSLLWFNPFPLNDS encoded by the coding sequence atggaagAGTCGACATGGGAGCAAAAGCTCCAGGCTCTAACCCACATCCTAACGAGCCCCACAACCTCACCGCCTCTCCACTCTCAACTCTTCATCTCCACACAAATCCCATGTTTCCTCAACTGGGATTTCCCTCCAATTCTCTGCAATAAACCCAACTCCCATACCTTCCCATCCCTCCACCTGAAATGGGGAATCTCTCTTTTCCTCAAAAGGGTCTCAAGATTGGGTGTCCCCGAAACTTCCTGGAGGTCCAAGTGCCCTTACTATCAGCCCCCACCACTGATTCTGGCCAAGGGAGTGGATGAAGCACAATGGGTCGATGCGCAAAAGCGAGAGTATGTTAGGAAGAGGCTGAGAAGGAAACGCCTAGAAAGCCATGTCCACCCTTTAATTCCGATTTTGATTCCCGATTTATTATTGTTCTCCCTGCTCTGGTTCAATCCATTTCCCCTTAATGATTCCTGA